The Nicotiana tomentosiformis chromosome 2, ASM39032v3, whole genome shotgun sequence genome includes the window aaaataacaagttctaggtctttcttcaaaatctcaaatttctactagttttcatatctaaatccgtatataaaccttgtatttagctTGCAATATGTGGGAATCACTTAACTTGATGTAGAtaatgaagatggagctccaaaatcgctccaataccggctctcatggaggaaatgaagtgcaaatgagccaaaacctcgattttaaaagaacactgcccaggtctttccccttcgcgatcgcggaaatccactcgcgatcgcgaaggccaatcaACAGTTGTCTAAAAGcttccctttcgcgaacgcgatgcccagaATGTGATCGCATCGCTTAGCCCCTTccactttcgcgatcgcgaacaccGCTATGCGAACGTATAGAACCTTCACCAAATGGGCCAGCCCTATTAACACAGAGCATTCGCGATAGCCCCGACGCGAACGCGAATAACCTCCCGCTCGACCCTCCGCGAATGCGAACCATTATACatgatcgcgtagagtaaaaatcccaccagtccacttaacctttcgcgatcgcggccctttcttcgcgatcacggaagaggaaaccagatgcccagaaaccagcaattcctCAAAGTCTAATATCCGTCTGTACTCGATCCGAgacatacccgaggccctcgaaacctcaaccaattataccaacacgtcccaaaacacattacgaacttagttgagccttcaaataacatcgaaataatAGATCGCAactcaattcaagctttatgaactttaaaatttcaaacttctacattcgatgccgaaacctatcaaatcacgtccgattgacctcaaattttgcacgcaagtcacatttgacattacggacctactccaactttcagaatcgaaatctgaccccgatataaaaaagtccacttccggtcaaacttctcaaaaaccttcaaatttctaactttcaccaaatggccccaaaatgacctacaaacctccgaatccacttccggacgcgctcccaataccagaatcactatacggagctattcccagacttggaatcccaaacagacaccgataacattgaaatgcacttcaacccaaatttatgaaattcttccaaaatgccaacttccataataggcgctgaaacgctcccgggtcatccaaaacccgatctgaacacacacccaaatccaaaattatcatacaaacctgttggaactttcaaatcctaatttcgaggtcgtttactcaaaaatacactttagtcaattcctccaactttaggcttccaaatttagaattttcttttcaaatcaactccgaccacgcgtacaagtcataatacctggagtgaagttgctcatggcctcaaaccgtcgagtgacgtgctagagctcaaaatgattgGTTTGGTCGTTACAGTTATAGATATGATTATGAAACTTCCTTTTTTTTGTCACGTCCCGGCCCCGACCTCTGCCCcttgtaggagctgccactggaggctctggctgctgctcagctgaagatgcGGTATGTGTTCTCGTCATCTGCGgaaggacaagaatagaagagttccatcagcaatgatagaataaaattgcacgatagAGAATAATGGAAGTGAAAtatgttcctaaacttcatagcctctggaagataagtacagatgtctccgtaccaatcctccagactctactaagcctgctcgtgaatcgtgaaacctaggcaacctagtgctctgataccaacatgtcacaacctagaattcccaccgtcgggaccgtgatggcgcctaacatttcacttgctaggcaagccaacgttagagaatcatcaaGCCAATTCTTACAcatttcagtaaataacagcaactaAGTTATAATGAGTTAAAATGAGTGCGGAAATTTATAACAACCTCAATATAtatactactacccggatctagagtcacaattcacaaactTTTAAGATTTTTCTACAAGTAGATGTCTCAAAAAAATATAACTGTTTTTGAAAGGAAAGAAACAATAAAGTGCAATgtctagaaggggactccagggtctgcggacgccagcagatctaccttgggtctcttGTCGGATGAATCCAGCAGCTAACCTCATGATCAGCCCGGACCAGTAcccaaatctgcacaagaagtgcagagtgcagtatcagtacaaccgaccccatgtactggaggttagtgacgaggctatgacaagacacctacataacaagcctgtgcaatttaacagtatatgtacaaataacagcaAGGAGAAACATGATAggtaatatcgggagggggaacatCCTGAGGGGAATAAgagatagagaactacagcagaatggtaacttgaacagccAATATACCATAAACCAATAAtaacaagtaaacacagtaaaggaaaaatgcacagcatcacccttcgtgcttttactctcaacctcaccataaaatcaatagaaacgacacggcatcaccctttgtgcattaatactcacaatatggcatgacatcacctttcgtgcattaacactctcccttaccataatgcaatgaacaaataacaacatggggatagaataacaagtacaagccttacttcaacatttggtgccacaatatcaacctcaaattcggaatcaatactcgattatcaccagaagatccgtaaacatgataaaaaagatcaatttaacaatactagtctaaacacggataacatgaacaatgGAAGCtaaaattgcaagaaaccaagccccacccgcatgctttaacccgactacaacgcataggtactcgtgacctcacatatacattgtttcctaacatttaaacatgtagcaaatagacaaacaagtcatattccctcaagtcaaggttaatcatgacacttacctcgctccaaaggccactcaatgctcaattaccgcttttcctctagaatccacctccaaaccactcgtatctatccacaaatgactcaataatatcaaatattgctaaataatcaattacaatgcataaatttagattctccaaactttcccccaaaaagtcaaaaatcgacccccgaCTCGCTtagtcaaaactcgaggttcggaccaaaattcattcacccattcacctccgagcccaattatataatttattttgaaatttgacctcaattcgaggtctaaattccaattatgtaaaaatccctaattctacccaaacccccaattttcaccatgaaaatcctagattttagatTGAAAACTCATTAAATgtgatgggtaattgaaagaaagtaggttagaatcacttaccaacaaattggggaagaaaatcttttaggaaaatcgcctctatgtcttctagttttgaattttttgaaagaatggcaaaATCTCGTAATTGGGACTATTTTATCACTAGGCGTCAGTGTTTATCGGGTTCGCGTGAACACTgatgcattcgcgaagagcaaagccTTAATGGCTTACGCGATCACGGGAGACTCAATGCATTCGCGAAGGTATAGCCCGCctcatcttcgcgttcgcgagacagggcCTATTGCTACGCGTTCCCGTGTGACTATTCGCAATCCCTTAGAGCAATCCCTCCAACGCTCCGCGTTCGCGGCAGTAGTCTCACGTTCGCGTAGGAGTGCCTTCGCGGCAGTTCAcacatcgcgttcacgagagtgtctttgtgaacgcgaagaaggaaaccaaaatttctaagttcaaatcatctcgtagcctatccgaaactcactcgagccctaggggctccaaaccaaacatgcacacaagtaccaaaacatcatatgaactcacGCGCGcgataaaaataccaaaataatgcctagaactacgaatcggacaccaaatcaaatggaattttcaaggaaattttaaaacttctattttcacaaccaaacgtccgaatcacgtcaaatcaactccgtttctcaccaaattcgactgAAAagccataaatattatagtggacctctaccggactccggaaccaaaatacagacccgatatcaataagaacaaacatcagtcaattcttaaaaataattaaactttcagacttttaattttcaacaaaactttataactcgagctaggaacttccgaattcgatttcggggatacgcccaggtcccaaattacgatacgggcctaccggaaccatcaaaatacggatccgaatccgtttgctcaaaatattgattgaagttaactcaaattaatttttaagataaatatttttatttttatcagtttttaacatataagccttccagAAGAACACCcgaactgcgcacgtaaatcgagaatagttaaaatgagatttttaaggcttcagatcacagaattaggttttaaaatataagatgacctatcgggtcatctcgggtcatcacatttttaATCAGTctttcctttccttttcttctttgtaATTTTTGTTTCTTCCCTTTTTCGTCTTTGTAATTATTTTGATGAAAAAGACCCACTAGAttagaaaaataagaaatttgtGTGGACTTTAAAGTAGTTCCTTCAATTATTTAAATGCACATGTCCGACATGTCTTGGAAGTTGTAAAACTATAACAATCCTCATGAACAATCTCTATATATGATGTTAATATCAATgcaattattgaaaatgaatacACACATAAGTTTTATAAGCAGTAAAATATAATGCCCTAGATATCGCAAAAGCAAGACACAGTGAATAGAGAAGACTTAGAACTTGCATAGTATTACAGCAAAGACACGATAATAAACTTgtgaaataattattattttataggTGGAAAGACTCCTAAATCTAAAGTACGCTCGTTGCGCGTGTACCCTATCTCAATGAATAaaggttttaaaaaaaattcataaatattatattaaaaactaTGATTGactcataaaataaaaaattaagcttCTGAATGAACATTAATTTTATATAGGTGACTTAATAAATTATGAAACTCTATCCTATAGAAGTCCTTAATCATCATTACTTATATTCAACTTAAATAATCTAAGCTTCACTTCTATAATTTCATCTGCTCAACTTCACAAGTAATTATGCTTCCCTTTTAGTTTCAGCAAGAACATCATATTATTTGAAATGGCTTATAAAAATTATTATTGTTTAAGTAATCTAATTCTAAATTCAAAACTATCACATTTTGCTTGAACTTGTTTTTTGAAAAACTACATTTAGTTAAATATTTTGTGTGGCATACTTTTATtgtaaatattaaaatatttgtCAAATAATTACTACAAGAAAATAGCATATTACATGGGGATTTTCCTGGAAATTATAAAAGAAAATTCGCAGGTAATTCAGTTTCTTGCGAATTTTTCCACCAAAATAATTCGATGGAAAAACCTTCGTAGGTAATTATTAATGATCAGTTGGGGATTTTAGATGCGCACGTAAATTAGTTACGGAGTTTTTGGTAAGAATTACCAAAAAATCGCATGAAACTTTTGGTAAAAGTTCACGAAAGAAAGGAGTTTTCTTGCAGATTTTCCTCAGAAAATATTGACAAAAATTTATATTgtcataaaattttattttcagaATTATTTTCTCATTAAGGCAACCTTCTAAGTACATATTTTTGTGACGTTGAGTTCTGAATATACAACATTAAATCTTCTGTTAATCTTCTGTTAATTATTACTAAGTACTAATTAGTACCCCTTTACACAATATTTTGTAATTCCAACATTAAATCTTCTGttaattcttattattattattactgggTAATTTTGTAATCCCGACTTGGAAAGTTACATCACATGAAAAGCCCATACTAAGTGTAGTCCACAACTGTTGGACTCTGTGGCATCAAGCTCAACTTATAATGTGAAATAGTTCACACCTTTCGGTCGATGTGGGACAAGAGGATGTTCCAACTATTACTTCTCTTCCCATGGAGTATTTATTAACTAATTTatccattttattattattattttttaaatagtgCATTAAATAAAGAAtccataaattaaaaaaattcaagtaAAAACAAGTGAATAAAATTATGATTACATTTTTAATTGAAATATATTCATagttattttttctaaaatttcatGTATAATCCTGAAATAATAGATTAATTCTTTTATAAGAAAATACATTAATTAACAAGAATTAAACATATCGTACATTGATTAAGCAATTGATAAGAATATTTTTGCTAATTCCAACAACGTATGCAAGAATACATTATTTCAATAATAATGTTAGAAGTTAATCAAGAAATGATGTTAGAAAATAGAATCATAAGATCACttgataaataaatttcaatacTATATTTTACAAACTAATATCACTTAAGCAACACACCATAATTAAGTTTCATCATTCTAACTGTAGATGTATGTAAGATAAAAAGTTGATAAAAttagttatattttataaatataatttaattttttctgCTTAGAAATTAAACTTAAATTGTTCAATTATACGCAATTTAACATATTTTTTATGATATTAGCTTTATCATatccttttatatcaatcataaCATCGTAATTCTTAATATAACTAGATttatgataattattttttttataaatttattCAAAAAATAATAACCAGTTATATTATGCTCAATAACATGTAATATTCAATCCAGCATATATAACATAATTAGTTAGAAAGTTAATAAAAAttagttatattttataaatgtAACTTAATATTTCTCTATTTAGGACATAACTCAAATTATTCACTTATTCACAATTTAGTATATGAAGATATTAGATttattactgtcacgacccaatttctcctataggccgtgatgacgctCAATGacgtcgctaggcaagccaacgataaaTTAACTACGTGATTATTCTTTTAATaggttttcaagtaattaaattctatttattaagGGATTTAAGAAGTAGAAAGTTTAGTAAATGAAACGGAAGCAACTGAGTGAAATCATAGatatataaatactccaaaaccataacgTCTGCtagagtgtgtgccaagacctagtgtcacaagtgtatgagcactagtagaatatacaaaactttaACTACTGCCTGAAATGacatagacagaaaataagtacaaaagaaaggctctaggtactgcagaacggctcaggaagcagctcaccactaagcctcaggGTATCGGGGATGCGCGTCGGggtgaccgccagatgcaccttcCTCAAATCCTatacggttagtgcagaagtgtagcgtaagTACATAAAcgacatgtacccagtaagtatcaagtctaacctcgaagaagtagtgacgaggggtcgacatcgacacttactatgggctaacaataaagaaACACAGAAGTTATAATATAAGCAcgagttatgtaaataataataataactcaataacaagcaagAGGTAAATAATACATTTACGCAGGGTAAGTCCCAAATTGCCTTCTGTCTTATATAATATTTAGCCTCTCAAGCCATGAAAAGAtattaaatatataattaaactccGACTGTTATCATGCACgattatgccaaggtcgtacggccagatccagaataatgtatacactgccgagggtcgttcTGCCCGCTCTATAAGAaaagaggatactttataaacaacTGATTTAAGAGCTAACACAAGGCTAATGTACAACGAAACACAATtcttattaacggtcaagtaacccgccaaaactaaAGTAAATAATATGCGGTCATTTAccattcctttatcaagttctaatataatttaggcactttaattaacaagtaggatgcaaacATTTTATGTATTTCATGATTCGGGTCCTAATCTactcggacataagcataattagtagctacgcacggactctcatcacctcgtacgtacgtaacccccacaattagaagcaaatagcaatttaaatcacctatggggtaaatttcctcttacaaggttaggcaagagacttaccttgtctcaaagctcgctttccggcctcaaattcaccctaaagcctcaactcggtgccaaacgactcgaaactagtcaaatattatataaattaatcaatatacgttCAAAAGTTAatgatttagctattagagtaattacccaacccaaattagaagattcttaaaatttgcccacgtgcccagattctggATATTGTCGaagaaaatcgttacccataaccttacaaattcaaatatatgattttcactcaatcctataaccattttcgtgggtaaatctcatttttatcaaaacctagggttattcatctaaacccataatttttacaaatttacatattaaaatctatccataatctatttatttaactcacattggatagaaattacttacctcaaataactAGGTGAAAACGCcatctccaaaagctccaaaattgcccaagaaattaaaagaaataaGTCAAAATAATGGTCTAAGTCCGTCTTAAATGACCTCGCTGCCTTCAATGATTTCACTTATGCGGACGGTCTACCGCATCTATGAAACCACTTATGTGGAAACTAGGTCGCATCTGCGGTCAGGCCTGGCAAGCCTCCAAGCACACTGTGGTCActtcctcgcagaagcgagtccgcttcCTGGGAACTTTCACCGCTTCTACGGTCTACAGGCCACAGTCCCAGGCAGCTTCTGCGGTAGGAATCCCACACATGCGCCTTCGCTGATGCGGCCTTTTCTGCAACCACAAGACAGCCCCCTCCCCTGCACTTCTACGGCCCTGGGCTCGCATCTGCGCCTAAAAGCTCGCAGATGctggcacaccagaactggtgcaccagcaatCATTTGGGCTCTAAATCTATCCGAGCATCGTCCGGATGGAACCCGAGTCCCCtcgaggcctcgtccaaacataccaacaagtttgtaaaaatGATATAGACTCGTTCTCACCCTCAAAACgtggaaaataaaattaaaactaagaatcgcaacccaaaaccaataggatcaacttatgaacttcaaattcttctaacttactccgaatgcgccgaTTCATACTTGAACTACTAGGAatggcaccaaattttgcgtgcaagtcttaatcaccatacagaactatttctAGGCTCATATTCACAAacgaacctcgataacaccaaaacctaccccaaaccaaattcaaagaacttttaaaccttcaataagccaactttcaacattaatcgctgaaacgctcctgggtcatcctaaacccgatccgaacataagcccaagtccaaaattgacatatgaacctattggaaccgtcaaatcccggttccgatgtcgtttgctcaaaatatttgaccaaagtcaaatttAGCCCCTTAAAGcaaaactaaggaaccaagtggtccgatttcaatctgaacccttccaaatcccgaactaatcatccccgcaagtcataaaacagtacaAGTACATACAGGGAGTCTTATCTAGGGGAACGTAGATTTAGAAAGCAAAAATGACTGGtcaagtcgttacattctccacctcttaaataagtgttcgtcctcgaacgggtctagaatcatacctagagtgctAAACAGGTGTgggtatctgctccgcatgtcctcctcggcctccaaagtcgcctcctcgactagttGGGCCCTCCAATGAACTTTTACCGTAGAAATCATCTTGGACCTCAATTAGCGAACCTGTCTGTCAATAATggaaactggctcctcctcattacccaggctctcatctagctgaaccgtgttgaagtctaacacatgcgacctgtcagCATGATTCCTTTGGAGCATAGACActtggaaaactggatgaactcccgatagactgggaggcaaagcaagctcataatcaacctccccaactcgtctcaacacctcaaatggacctataaacctttggactcaacttacccttcttcccgaacctcatggtTCCCTTCATCGGAGAGACtatcaagagaaccttctcatgtaccataaatgataaagcagtgccttctgatctgcgtaactcttctgtctggactgtgctatgcgaagccgctcctgaatcaactttaccttttccaagacatccttcactaaatcagtaccgtataatttagcctcaccaggctcaaaccatccgatgggagaacgacaacGCCGGCAATATAACGCCTCAAATAGAGCCCCCTCGATACTgtactgataactattgttgtaagaaaactcggccaaaggcaagaatcgatcccactaagctccaaagtcaatcacacatgctctgagcatatcctccaagatctgaactgtccgctctgactgcccatcggtctgcgaaagaaaagctgtgctgagctctacccaggtccccaactcactctgtacttccctctagaaatgcgaagtaaactgagggcctctatctgatataatggagaccggcacaccgtgcaaccgagcaatctcctgaatgtaaatctgagccaacctgtCTGATGAATACATGGTAATaaccagaatgaagtgtgccgacttggtcaacctgtcgacaatgatccaaactgcatcaaacttctgcaaggtcggcggcaacccaactatgaagtctataataatgcgctcccatttccactcaggtatagtcatctgctgaagttgGCCacttggcctctgatgctcatatttaacctgctggcaatttaggcacctcgttacatactcaactatgtcattcttcatccgccgctaccaataatgttgcctcaggtcgcgatacatctttgtagcacctggatgaatagaataccgagaactgtgtgcctcctctaggatcttccccctcaagccatcaacattaagaACACATAGGTGACCCTGGAGTCGCATAACACCATCCTCACTGatagtaacctacttggcactGCCAtgcagtaccgtctctctgagaaccaacaagtgcgaaTCATCAAACTGACGAGCCTTAATTTGCTCGAATAATGAAGATTGGGCGataacgcatgcaagaactcggctgggctctgtaATATCTAAccttacaagtctgttagccaaggactgaatttccaaagctagtggcctctcctctgatgaaatgaatgccaaactgccTATACGCTCCAtttttctgctcaaggcatccgcaactacattaacctttcccggatgataaaggatggtaatatcataatcttttagtaactcaagctacatgcgctgcctcaaattgagatccctctgcttgaacaaatgttgcaagctgcgatgattggtgtaaacctcacacgatacaccataaagataatgcctccagatctttatagcatgaacaa containing:
- the LOC138905166 gene encoding uncharacterized protein, which translates into the protein MERIGSLAFISSEERPLALEIQSLANRLVRLDITEPSRVLACVIAQSSLFEQIKARQFDDSHLLVLRETVKYEHQRPSGQLQQMTIPEWKWERIIIDFIVGLPPTLQKFDAVWIIVDRLTKSAHFILVITMYSSDRLAQIYIQEIARLHGSLDSLSDEGNHEVREEGSHVLDFNTVQLDESLGNEEEPVSIIDRQVR